In Melanotaenia boesemani isolate fMelBoe1 chromosome 16, fMelBoe1.pri, whole genome shotgun sequence, the following proteins share a genomic window:
- the fas gene encoding tumor necrosis factor receptor superfamily member 6 isoform X2, whose amino-acid sequence MADSFIWFSICCAFFVLFIVNNESLASSSNSSCSDGVDPNDGCCLCPAGQRVKQRCTATSQTVCELCERGTYNAPSSLEKCQPCTSCAHPNANLEEAEACSPGRDTKCRCKKDYFCGSDTEPCKLCHLCTTCGSEGIKQDCNATSDRVCNDENTATNVPIVPIVSVVLVSVLVLIALIVGVGIWRWKTQRKKKSIGDQEQQNESAMEMQDLQVPDVDLEPLVPELSEKLGWTVMKDVAISSKISKIAIDNCVRNHQGNSQEQTCELLGIWIEKVGHGGSRELIRILRKLEKKATADKVLDMLMRNE is encoded by the exons ATGGCGGACAGTTTCATCTGGTTCTCCATTTGTTGTgccttctttgttttatttatcgtCAACAATGAATCACT AGCCTCCTCTTCTAACTCGTCGTGTTCTGATGGTGTCGATCCAAATGATGGCTGTTGTCTGTGTCCAGCTG GTCAACGAGTCAAACAGCGCTGCACTGCTACAAGTCAAACAGTATGTGAGCTATGTGAGAGAGGCACGTACAACGCACCCAGTAGCCTGGAGAAATGTCAACCCTGCACGTCCTGCGCACACCCCAATG CTAATTTAGAAGAGGCTGAAGCTTGCAGCCCTGGCAGGGACACCAAGTGTCGCTGTAAGAAAGACTACTTTTGTGGCAGTGACACAGAACCCTGCAAACTCTGTCATCTCTGTACAAC atGCGGTTCTGAAGGCATTAAACAAGACTGCAATGCTACCAGCGACAGAGTCTGCAATGATGAAA ACACTGCCACAAATGTTCCAATTGTTCCAATTGTTTCAGtagttttagtttcagttttagttttgATTGCTTTGATAGTGGGAGTTGGAATCTGGAGATGGAAAACACAAA ggAAAAAGAAATCGATTGGAGATCAAGAACAGCAAAATGAATCTGCGATG GAAATGCAGGATCTTCAAG TTCCAGATGTGGACCTCGAGCCTCTCGTGCCTGAACTTAGTGAGAAGCTTGGATGGACAGTTATGAAAGATGTAGCAATAAGTAGCAAGATATCAAAAATTGCCATTGATAATTGTGTACGAAACCACCAAGGGAACAGCCAAGAGCAGACTTGTGAGCTACTAGGGATATGGATAGAGAAGGTGGGCCATGGTGGCTCAAGGGAGTTGATCAGAATCCTTcgaaaattggaaaaaaaagccacagcAGACAAGGTTTTAGATATGTTGATGCGTAATGAATAA
- the fas gene encoding tumor necrosis factor receptor superfamily member 6 isoform X1: protein MADSFIWFSICCAFFVLFIVNNESLASSSNSSCSDGVDPNDGCCLCPAGQRVKQRCTATSQTVCELCERGTYNAPSSLEKCQPCTSCAHPNANLEEAEACSPGRDTKCRCKKDYFCGSDTEPCKLCHLCTTCGSEGIKQDCNATSDRVCNDESNYTATNVPIVPIVSVVLVSVLVLIALIVGVGIWRWKTQRKKKSIGDQEQQNESAMEMQDLQVPDVDLEPLVPELSEKLGWTVMKDVAISSKISKIAIDNCVRNHQGNSQEQTCELLGIWIEKVGHGGSRELIRILRKLEKKATADKVLDMLMRNE from the exons ATGGCGGACAGTTTCATCTGGTTCTCCATTTGTTGTgccttctttgttttatttatcgtCAACAATGAATCACT AGCCTCCTCTTCTAACTCGTCGTGTTCTGATGGTGTCGATCCAAATGATGGCTGTTGTCTGTGTCCAGCTG GTCAACGAGTCAAACAGCGCTGCACTGCTACAAGTCAAACAGTATGTGAGCTATGTGAGAGAGGCACGTACAACGCACCCAGTAGCCTGGAGAAATGTCAACCCTGCACGTCCTGCGCACACCCCAATG CTAATTTAGAAGAGGCTGAAGCTTGCAGCCCTGGCAGGGACACCAAGTGTCGCTGTAAGAAAGACTACTTTTGTGGCAGTGACACAGAACCCTGCAAACTCTGTCATCTCTGTACAAC atGCGGTTCTGAAGGCATTAAACAAGACTGCAATGCTACCAGCGACAGAGTCTGCAATGATGAAAGTAACT ACACTGCCACAAATGTTCCAATTGTTCCAATTGTTTCAGtagttttagtttcagttttagttttgATTGCTTTGATAGTGGGAGTTGGAATCTGGAGATGGAAAACACAAA ggAAAAAGAAATCGATTGGAGATCAAGAACAGCAAAATGAATCTGCGATG GAAATGCAGGATCTTCAAG TTCCAGATGTGGACCTCGAGCCTCTCGTGCCTGAACTTAGTGAGAAGCTTGGATGGACAGTTATGAAAGATGTAGCAATAAGTAGCAAGATATCAAAAATTGCCATTGATAATTGTGTACGAAACCACCAAGGGAACAGCCAAGAGCAGACTTGTGAGCTACTAGGGATATGGATAGAGAAGGTGGGCCATGGTGGCTCAAGGGAGTTGATCAGAATCCTTcgaaaattggaaaaaaaagccacagcAGACAAGGTTTTAGATATGTTGATGCGTAATGAATAA
- the LOC121656040 gene encoding inositol 1,4,5-trisphosphate receptor-interacting protein isoform X1, which produces MQGAIARVCVVVAAAILNHPLLFPQENTTLPEQDEELMARMREHEERLEMEQAKLEKELSQLDSKQEETSSNEGYSWYFWNTLFFMIFFTIEMFKVNLADAEIRLAEEEDVISESGSITPRMMVLDKNILRNFCDKCTYTSAHENWRVREFVEGFADDLLESLRSMCDREADMEVSDFVGIGSMFESWAVCKPLMCDLIVPFSPPDPHSFQYHLWCSPSSDLPPNMQGCGKIKVTKFGESEESCLCGSANLGEDMLCLLHSRNDRVKVSHSPDELLCSRNTHFLAKDQVMRWFQISVTKAWGRISHKYNFEVTFRSLDATGALKIRFCSGKVIVLNIIPAVQLEDTDAYFVSHFPSDSDYCPDPYWHLSLAVYERNLLKYFAKRLPQNSCHLQCLQIITFLHRKQSGLTGKSALRSYHIKTALLHLLLSRRTIVWSAENLEQRLQDVLSFLQRSLHEKRLHHALIGNSKVPEEIQIPQIICKAEPINLFRSLVLQRKLYAATVGHFQEMLRNAPALIHEYTPHLLNGSLHHSLDESL; this is translated from the coding sequence ATGCAGGGGGCCATTGCCCGAGTGTGTGTGGTGGTCGCCGCTGCTATATTAAACCATCCCTTGCTCTTTCCTCAAGAAAACACCACACTCCCAGAGCAAGATGAAGAGCTAATGGCTCGAATGAGGGAGCATGAGGAGCGGCTGGAAATGGAGCAGGCCAAGCTGGAAAAAGAGCTGTCACAGCTGGACTCCAAGCAGGAGGAAACCAGCTCAAATGAAGGTTATAGTTGGTACTTTTGgaacactttgttttttatgatatTCTTCACTATTGAGATGTTCAAGGTGAATCTCGCTGACGCAGAAATCCGGCtagctgaggaggaagatgtGATTTCAGAGAGTGGATCCATCACCCCCAGAATGATGGTACTCGATAAGAACATCCTGAGGAACTTCTGTGATAAATGCACGTACACTTCAGCCCATGAAAACTGGAGGGTGAGGGAGTTTGTCGAAGGTTTTGCTGATGACTTGTTGGAGTCGCTTAGAAGCATGTGTGACAGGGAAGCAGACATGGAAGTCAGTGACTTTGTTGGTATTGGAAGCATGTTTGAGTCTTGGGCGGTGTGCAAGCCTCTCATGTGTGACCTTATAGTGCCTTTTTCGCCCCCTGATCCACACTCTTTCCAGTACCACCTGTGGTGCAGCCCCTCCAGTGATTTACCTCCAAACATGCAGGGCTGCGGCAAAATAAAGGTGACCAAGTTTGGGGAGAGTGAGGAGAGCTGCCTCTGTGGCTCCGCTAACCTGGGAGAGGACATGCTGTGTTTGTTGCACAGCAGAAATGATAGAGTCAAAGTGAGCCACAGCCCTGATGAACTGCTGTGctccagaaacacacatttcttaGCCAAAGATCAAGTCATGAGATGGTTTCAGATCTCTGTAACCAAAGCATGGGGACGCATCTCTCACAAATACAATTTTGAAGTCACGTTTCGCAGCCTGGATGCAACTGGTGCTTTAAAGATCAGATTCTGCTCAGGAAAAGTCATCGTGCTAAACATCATTCCAGCGGTTCAGCTAGAAGACACAGATGCTTATTTTGTCTCACACTTTCCATCAGATTCTGATTACTGCCCTGACCCTTACTGGCATCTGTCGTTAGCTGTCTACGAGAGGAATTTGCTAAAATATTTTGCCAAACGCCTACCACAAAATTCCTGTCATTTACAATGCCTCCAGATCATTACTTTCCTCCACAGAAAGCAGTCTGGGCTAACAGGAAAAAGTGCCCTCAGGAGTTATCACATCAAGACTGCTCTACTACACTTGCTGCTGAGCAGAAGGACCATAGTGTGGAGTGCTGAAAATCTGGAACAGAGGCTTCAAGATGTGCTCAGCTTCCTGCAAAGGAGCCTCCACGAGAAGAGACTTCACCATGCTCTGATTGGGAATAGCAAAGTGCCAGAGGAAATACAGATTCCTcaaataatttgcaaagcagAGCCCATCAACCTGTTTAGGTCTTTGGTGCTGCAGAGGAAGCTTTATGCAGCAACAGTTGGGCatttccaggaaatgttgagAAACGCACCTGCACTCATACACGAATACACACCTCACTTATTAAATGGCAGTTTACATCATAGCCTGGATGAAAGTTTATGA
- the LOC121656040 gene encoding inositol 1,4,5-trisphosphate receptor-interacting protein isoform X2 gives MQGAIARVCVVVAAAILNHPLLFPQENTTLPEQDEELMARMREHEERLEMEQAKLEKELSQLDSKQEETSSNEEIRLAEEEDVISESGSITPRMMVLDKNILRNFCDKCTYTSAHENWRVREFVEGFADDLLESLRSMCDREADMEVSDFVGIGSMFESWAVCKPLMCDLIVPFSPPDPHSFQYHLWCSPSSDLPPNMQGCGKIKVTKFGESEESCLCGSANLGEDMLCLLHSRNDRVKVSHSPDELLCSRNTHFLAKDQVMRWFQISVTKAWGRISHKYNFEVTFRSLDATGALKIRFCSGKVIVLNIIPAVQLEDTDAYFVSHFPSDSDYCPDPYWHLSLAVYERNLLKYFAKRLPQNSCHLQCLQIITFLHRKQSGLTGKSALRSYHIKTALLHLLLSRRTIVWSAENLEQRLQDVLSFLQRSLHEKRLHHALIGNSKVPEEIQIPQIICKAEPINLFRSLVLQRKLYAATVGHFQEMLRNAPALIHEYTPHLLNGSLHHSLDESL, from the exons ATGCAGGGGGCCATTGCCCGAGTGTGTGTGGTGGTCGCCGCTGCTATATTAAACCATCCCTTGCTCTTTCCTCAAGAAAACACCACACTCCCAGAGCAAGATGAAGAGCTAATGGCTCGAATGAGGGAGCATGAGGAGCGGCTGGAAATGGAGCAGGCCAAGCTGGAAAAAGAGCTGTCACAGCTGGACTCCAAGCAGGAGGAAACCAGCTCAAATGAAG AAATCCGGCtagctgaggaggaagatgtGATTTCAGAGAGTGGATCCATCACCCCCAGAATGATGGTACTCGATAAGAACATCCTGAGGAACTTCTGTGATAAATGCACGTACACTTCAGCCCATGAAAACTGGAGGGTGAGGGAGTTTGTCGAAGGTTTTGCTGATGACTTGTTGGAGTCGCTTAGAAGCATGTGTGACAGGGAAGCAGACATGGAAGTCAGTGACTTTGTTGGTATTGGAAGCATGTTTGAGTCTTGGGCGGTGTGCAAGCCTCTCATGTGTGACCTTATAGTGCCTTTTTCGCCCCCTGATCCACACTCTTTCCAGTACCACCTGTGGTGCAGCCCCTCCAGTGATTTACCTCCAAACATGCAGGGCTGCGGCAAAATAAAGGTGACCAAGTTTGGGGAGAGTGAGGAGAGCTGCCTCTGTGGCTCCGCTAACCTGGGAGAGGACATGCTGTGTTTGTTGCACAGCAGAAATGATAGAGTCAAAGTGAGCCACAGCCCTGATGAACTGCTGTGctccagaaacacacatttcttaGCCAAAGATCAAGTCATGAGATGGTTTCAGATCTCTGTAACCAAAGCATGGGGACGCATCTCTCACAAATACAATTTTGAAGTCACGTTTCGCAGCCTGGATGCAACTGGTGCTTTAAAGATCAGATTCTGCTCAGGAAAAGTCATCGTGCTAAACATCATTCCAGCGGTTCAGCTAGAAGACACAGATGCTTATTTTGTCTCACACTTTCCATCAGATTCTGATTACTGCCCTGACCCTTACTGGCATCTGTCGTTAGCTGTCTACGAGAGGAATTTGCTAAAATATTTTGCCAAACGCCTACCACAAAATTCCTGTCATTTACAATGCCTCCAGATCATTACTTTCCTCCACAGAAAGCAGTCTGGGCTAACAGGAAAAAGTGCCCTCAGGAGTTATCACATCAAGACTGCTCTACTACACTTGCTGCTGAGCAGAAGGACCATAGTGTGGAGTGCTGAAAATCTGGAACAGAGGCTTCAAGATGTGCTCAGCTTCCTGCAAAGGAGCCTCCACGAGAAGAGACTTCACCATGCTCTGATTGGGAATAGCAAAGTGCCAGAGGAAATACAGATTCCTcaaataatttgcaaagcagAGCCCATCAACCTGTTTAGGTCTTTGGTGCTGCAGAGGAAGCTTTATGCAGCAACAGTTGGGCatttccaggaaatgttgagAAACGCACCTGCACTCATACACGAATACACACCTCACTTATTAAATGGCAGTTTACATCATAGCCTGGATGAAAGTTTATGA